From one Trifolium pratense cultivar HEN17-A07 linkage group LG1, ARS_RC_1.1, whole genome shotgun sequence genomic stretch:
- the LOC123882847 gene encoding protein FANTASTIC FOUR 3-like, with protein MAAIMYHPGLQTHLESQLVESRTLMLMLPSPKQSIDLAFKSCFHDSNMFKTNHHEENINKTETYQNKPNNGGWNFLDSLSNISQNTSKKETTTTYMLSQQKRSSLVLSPKSLELCTENLGSESGTDIVENDMLLSSLGTMEQREPCRRVLVATKKVKTQNFPPPLTTIRGSESLRVRPRREDGRLVIEVAKVPPSTSCFQADRSNGRLRLCFSTNQTTSFEPEEDVDDVIDENEEPHNEEEYSQNEMIGGEIQDAETEEKTEEDKGVVTLTCECEEMNVRMEKYESIL; from the coding sequence ATGGCTGCAATTATGTACCATCCTGGATTACAAACACATCTTGAATCTCAACTTGTTGAATCAAGAACACTAATGCTAATGTTACCTTCTCCAAAACAATCCATTGATTTAGCCTTCAAATCCTGTTTCCATGATTCAAACATGTTCAAAACTAATCATCATGAAGAAAACATCAACAAGACAGAAACTTATCAAAACAAGCCCAACAATGGTGGTTGGAATTTCCTTGATTCTCTTTCCAATATCTCACAAAACACATCAAAAAAAGAAACCACCACTACCTATATGCTTTCTCAACAGAAACGTTCCTCTTTGGTTTTAAGTCCAAAGAGTCTTGAATTGTGCACAGAGAATCTTGGTAGCGAGAGTGGTACTGACATTGTAGAAAATGACATGTTGTTGTCTTCATTGGGAACAATGGAGCAAAGAGAACCTTGTCGTCGAGTTTTAGTAGCtactaaaaaagtaaaaactcaGAATTTTCCACCACCTTTGACAACGATAAGAGGATCGGAATCTCTTCGTGTTAGGCCCCGCCGTGAAGATGGAAGGTTAGTGATTGAAGTAGCTAAGGTCCCACCAAGTACTTCTTGCTTTCAAGCCGATAGAAGCAATGGCCGTCTTCGCCTCTGTTTTTCGACAAATCAAACTACAAGTTTTGAACCAGAAGAAGATGTTGATGATGTTATAGATGAAAATGAAGAACCACATAATGAAGAAGAATATTCTCAAAATGAAATGATTGGTGGAGAAATACAAGATGCTGAAACAGAGGAGAAAACAGAGGAGGATAAAGGTGTTGTTACACTTACATGTGAGTGTGAGGAGATGAATGTGAGAATGGAAAAGTATGAGAGTATATTATAG